A region from the Sulfitobacter sp. D7 genome encodes:
- a CDS encoding FxsA family protein — protein MWLLIAFIAVPLIEITLFIQVGGAIGLGWTLTVVVLTAVLGTWLVRSQGALALGQLRSSFNDLRDPTEPLVHGAMILFSGALLLTPGFFTDAVGFAFLIPRFRQAAYSAIRDRVKVQSFGTPGGMGPRPGPQGRRDPRGRGDVIDGDFHEISEQPRQTKGPSGWTKD, from the coding sequence ATGTGGCTATTGATCGCATTTATCGCCGTGCCTCTGATCGAGATCACGCTTTTCATCCAAGTCGGTGGCGCCATCGGCCTTGGCTGGACGCTGACCGTGGTGGTGCTGACCGCCGTTCTGGGCACATGGTTGGTGCGCTCTCAAGGGGCGCTGGCGCTTGGTCAATTGCGCAGTTCCTTCAATGACCTGCGCGACCCGACAGAGCCTTTGGTGCATGGCGCGATGATCCTGTTTTCCGGCGCGCTGCTGCTGACGCCGGGTTTTTTCACCGATGCTGTCGGCTTTGCTTTCCTGATCCCGCGCTTCCGGCAAGCGGCCTACAGCGCGATCCGCGACCGGGTGAAGGTCCAGAGCTTTGGCACCCCGGGCGGCATGGGCCCGCGCCCCGGCCCGCAGGGCAGACGCGACCCGCGCGGTCGCGGTGACGTGATCGATGGCGATTTCCATGAGATCTCCGAACAGCCGCGCCAGACCAAGGGCCCCTCGGGCTGGACTAAGGATTGA
- a CDS encoding Tim44/TimA family putative adaptor protein, with amino-acid sequence MNSPLIQLLVLAGIAVFLILRLKNVLGTREGFEKPPVTDQTPSARSGPAFEVIEGGPDLDITDHVPEDSPSGKALAEMKRVEPSFGVSDFLQGARGAYEMIVMGYERGDLAEIQPFLADDVYESFVDGVAAREDQGLTIDANFIGVREMELVDATMDETTKEAELTIRFVGELTSEVRNREGEVVEGSSNEIKRQKDTWVFARVMGSDDPNWLLVSTDG; translated from the coding sequence ATGAATTCTCCCCTGATACAGCTTCTGGTGCTTGCCGGTATCGCCGTATTCCTGATCCTGCGGCTGAAAAACGTGCTTGGCACCCGCGAGGGTTTTGAAAAGCCCCCGGTAACCGATCAAACGCCAAGCGCCCGCAGTGGCCCCGCGTTTGAGGTGATCGAAGGCGGCCCCGATCTCGATATCACCGACCACGTTCCCGAAGACAGCCCCTCGGGCAAGGCACTGGCCGAGATGAAACGGGTTGAGCCCTCGTTCGGCGTCAGCGATTTTCTGCAAGGCGCACGCGGTGCCTATGAGATGATCGTCATGGGCTACGAGCGTGGCGATCTGGCAGAAATTCAGCCGTTTCTGGCCGATGATGTCTATGAAAGCTTTGTTGACGGTGTCGCGGCGCGCGAGGATCAAGGTCTGACGATCGACGCCAACTTTATCGGCGTGCGTGAGATGGAATTGGTCGACGCCACGATGGACGAGACCACCAAAGAAGCCGAACTCACCATTCGCTTCGTGGGAGAGCTGACCTCTGAAGTACGCAACCGCGAAGGCGAGGTTGTCGAGGGCAGCAGCAACGAAATCAAACGCCAAAAAGATACAT